TGGCTATATTTAAAAAAATGCGCGGGGCTTAGTTTTTACCAACCCCTCATGGTGCTTTGTGCCTGCTATAACGCGCAGATTCTCCAAACCCTCATCCCCGCCTCTGCCTCCAATTATGAAGTGTATTTTATGGTTATCATCAGCGCGCTTTTAGAGCTCTTTCTTGTGTGGCGTATTCCCCACTTTATCCAATCTCTTTTTCACACACAAGGGGGCGTGCAAGATGCTATCCAGCTAGTGGCATTAAGCAAGAGCGCGCTAGTGCAAAATGTCTCAAATCTCAACCCCTCTGCAAATATCCATGTGAGCCATAAAAGTAATTCCAAGCCTCAGGAAATGACCTTGAATATCAAAACACTCTCTCAGCCCAGCACCCCAACTACTACCATTAGGAACACACATGGACATTAAAATTTTATCAACACTTTCCCTTATAGTTATTCTTAACGCCTGCTCTCATCGCATGCAAGAAATGCAAAAGAGCCCATGTGCACGCGCAGAACACGCCACATCGCACCAAGTAAAAGCAAACTAAGTTGCCATGCGCGCTTAAACAAAATCCGATTACTCCAATTGCCACTAGGACTTATGTCATATAAATACTACTCCAAGCCCTCTAAAGCTTGCATCGCTTCTTTATTGCCAAACTCCACGGCCTTTTCTAAGAACTTGATCGCCTTTTTACGCTTTTTACCCGTGCCAATGCCCATTTTATAGGCTACTCCAATTTGATAAAGAGTTTGAGCAGTATATTCCTTAGCTATTGGATTTTTAAAAGATGAGGCATGCAAAAGCTTTAGATTGATCTTTAGGCATGCCTAAGCCTTGCTGCCATGGTAGCCAAACCATAGTTGGCAACGAGAAGAGCAGTCGAAGATTGTAGCGGTGTCAGAGAGGAAGCCATATTTCCTATTCCACTCCCCTCGCGCCAAGTCTTTAAAATCCGTAAAGCTGAATCAAAGTAGGTTTTAGCCAGATAATAATCTACTTTTGTCCCCCTACCCTCCATATAGGCAATCCCTAAAAGAGTCGTGCCTAAAACATTGCCATTTTCATGCGCTCGCTTGAAATCCTTAAAAGCCTCTCTATCATTATGTTGTTGGAGGGCCTCAAAACCTTGCAAAGCTTGCGGTCCTAGCGAAGTGTCCAAGTCAAACGCCCTCAAAGGAGTCAACGCTAGCCAAATAAATCCTAACAATAACACTAATCTGTGCAAATTAAACAACATATGTATCCTTACCTATTGGAGATCGCGCATGGCTTCTAGGGCTTGGTTGCTACCCAAATCAATCGCCATTTGAAAGCATTCTTTAGCCTTGCTACGGCTTTTACCCGTACCAATACCCATTTTATAAGCCATGCCCATCTCATAAAGGGTCTGAGACACGAGAGTTTTGATGTAGGGGAGTTTCTGTATAAGTGCAACGGGGAGATTTTTTAACTTAAGGCTATGTCCAGCCACTGCTCCAGAAAGTCCCAAAGTTGCCATGTTCATGAACATTCCTAGCATAAATCCATGGCCCCTATTGGCACCCATCCTCACTAAAATATGCTTATAAAGTTTAAAGGCTTTTCTAGGACTTTTGCCCATGCCCAAACCCTCTTGGTAGAGATGAGCTAAACCTAAATTAGCCACAATCATAGCCGCACTCAAAAAGGTGGGAGAATATCTTTCATTGCCTACTTCTCCGGCTTGATCATAGCTGATCGTAAGCCTTGATTCATGCTTGACTTTGGTGTCTTTGAGCACAATATGAAAATAAACTTTAGCCTTACCGGGGTTGGCCTCAGCCCCTAAACCATAGGCATACATCTTACCCAAAAGCGCAGTGCCTAACACATTGCCTGACTCATGTGCTTGTTGGTAAATTTTGTAGGCCTTCTTATAGTTATGATGAGATTCCGCATTGATTCCCTCATACAAAAGAGGGCCGATACCTTCATCAAAATTACTTCCCCTCAAAGGCGCGCATGCTACCCACAACACCAAAAACCCAGTGATGATTTTCATCAACACGGACATGCTGTAACTATTTCTACAAAAACTCATTAGCATGCTCCTCGATCAGCAAGATTTTCATTAAAGTCCATATTCTCCCTCAAATGTTTACTCATGTTTGCTCTCATACTTGCTCACCTTGTCCATACTAGATGAGGGGACTAGCACCTCATAAAACACCCGCTCATGCTCTTTTTTATCCTTTTGGCTCTTGATGAACTCAAAGGCATCGGGGACGAGTAGCTTAGAGCTATTGAGCACTACGATATTTTTAAAGAAGCATTGTTTGTAATACTCAAAATCATCGCGATACAAATGGCTTTGATAGCCATGGCAATCTTGCAGAAACTTCTCTAAATACTTGGCATCGATCTTATGTTCTCCATCTGGATTCCAGTTTCTGCACTGCGCAAAGATGATTTGTTTGTCTTTGCGCAAAATCAAATCGATGCGGGTGAATGCCAAATGTTTCTCTTGATTGTCTTTACTCTCATCGTATCGTTTGACATTGAAGCCCTGACCTGCATAATAAGCGGCCACTAAATCCCTATATTTTTTGGCGTAATCCATACTAACTCCTTCTTTGTGTTCTATGATTTTAAAATCCACCCGTAGGTCTTGGGTGTGTTCCTTGATAAATTGCCACGCCTCTTTTTCTAGCACGGGGCTAGAGAGTATTAGAAGTCTTTGGCAATTTTTGCCTCGATATTCTGCTTTTTCTAGGGCATCGCAATTTTGTAAAAACTCTTGGACATAGTCCAAACCCACACGATGACCCGTTTTTTTATTCCAGTTTTTACATTGGATAAAAAGCACCTCCTCACCCTTAGCCACAATGAGATCAATTTTTTGATCTTGTTTGCCTAGATCGCGATGAAAAATGAGCCCATAGCCTTGTTGGGCATACTCCTGAGCGATAAAATTTTCATACTCACGCCCCTTTTCCATGTTTTTATTCTCCTTTTTAGTGTTTTGATCAAAATACCCATGGGGTTTTTCTATCTCAAATGCGTGTAAATCACTTGACGCGGGGGTGGGTGCGCTGGGTTGTTTAGGGGGTGGTCTTTGGAGAGTTTGGCTAGGAGTGTTGGGCGGTGCTTTGAAGCGTTGGATCACAACAACACAAACAAGGGTTATTCCTGCAAGGATGAGCCACATCATAGGCACTCCGCAGAAACCAAAAGATTAGGGAGATAAAATTTAGAAGGAAAGTTTAATTTATTGGGGGGGGGAGGTAAATCTAATGAGAAGCAAGCAAAACTCCTTAAAGCAAAAGGACTTATCTTAGCACAAAAGAATTAAAAATAGAAAGTTTTTAAAGCAAAACCTAGGGCAAGAGTGCTGTCTCCAACATAAAAATGGTAGTCAAGGGGGTAGACCTTTATCTGTAGCACTAAGGCGGCATACGCGCGTAAATCTCCTAACTCTCTCTCTTAAAAAGTTTATGCTTTGGGATATTCTTGTTTGTTGTAGCTCACTATGATAGATAGCTACAAAATCCGCCCTTTGCGCCTAAGACTGGCTATAAACTCAAGGCGTATAATCTCTATATAAAGATTCTAAGTATCTAATCCCCCAAAAGACTCTTGGCGTTCTTGCAACCTGATTCATACCCCATTTTGCAGGCTTTTTTAAAATATTCATAAGCCATTTCTTTATCCACCCCTACGCCCTCGCCATTAGTATACATCACCCCTAAATTATTATAAGCAACAGCAAACCCCGCATCGGCGGCTTTGTGGTAGTATTGCAAAGCTTTTTTGTAATCTTTCACCACTCCCTTACCGGAATAATACATGTTTCCTAAAATATTATAAGCACTAGTCTCCCCCGCATCGGCGGCTTTGTGGTAATACTCTAAGGCTTTTCTATAATCTTTATTCACTCCTTCTCCCTCCTCATACATGATACCTAGATATTCATAAGCTCTAGCAACTCCACCCTCCGTAGCTTTTTTAAAATATTCAAAAGCTTTATGAAGGTCTTTCTTAACGCCTTGTCCCTTACAATACATAATACCTAGAATATCGTATCCATCAGCATTCCGCAAGTCTGTCGCTCTTTTGGCATATTCGAACGCCTTTGTATAATTCTTTTGTCTGTAGTAATCCATCGCCTTTTTAAAAACCTCTTCTGCGCTCTCTGCCCCACACAATCCCACAGACAAAAACAAAGCTCCCACAAGACTTAAAAAGCGATTCTTTAACATGCCAACTCCTTATAAGATTAGCCTTTGCCCAAATTCTGCGCCAACACTTGCACTAATTTAGCGGTATTGGTGGTGGTATGCGCGGAGAGGGGCAGAATAAAGGCGGGCTTGGGGTCTAAACTCTTTTCAAAGGCGTTTAGAACACTAGCAAGCTCTTCAGGGGGGAGCAGGTCTATTTTATTGATCGCCACCCCAAAGGCGCGCTGTTGCAGAATGGGCGAAAACGCGCCCAATTCGTGGCGCAACTTTTGATACTGCGCCTCTAAATCCAAACTTACATCCAGCACAAAGAGTAAAAACTGCGTGCGCTCAATGTGTCTTAAGAATGCTAGCCCTAAGCCCTTGCCCTCACTAGCCCCCTCTATGACTCCGGGAATGTCGGCGATCACAAATTCTTTAAAATCCCCCACGCTCACCACACCCAAATTAGGCACTAAGGTCGTGAAGGCATAATTAGCGATTTTGGGGCGCGCATTAGAGATCACGCTAATTAGAGTGCTTTTTCCCACATTAGGAAAGCCCACCAAACCCACATCAGCAATGAGTTTTAGCTCCAAGCGCACGCTCAACTCCACCCCCTCTAGCCCCTTTTGCGCGTAGGTGGGGCGTTGTTGCACGGCATTTTTAAAACGCGCATTGCCCATTCCCCCCTTGCCTCCCTGCAAGAGCTTGACCGGCACGCCACATTCTATAAAATCCCCCAAGAGTTCCCCGCTTTGCTGATCATAAATCTGTGTCCCTGGAGGCACAATGAGGGTAACACTCTCTCCCTTTTTTCCACTGCACAACTTAGGACCTCCGGGCGCGCCATTTTTGGCTTTGTAATGCTTTTTGCCTCTAAAAGCCCCCAGTGTGTCGGTGTTATTGCTCACTTGCACAAACACATCACCCCCATCACCCCCATCACCCCCATCTGGACCGCCCTTGATCACAAATTTCTCCCGCCGAAAGCTCACCGCTCCCGGACCGCCCTTGCCAGAAGCAATCAAAATTTCTACACTATCTACAAACATGGATCAAGAAAAGCGTTGCATGGATTTTTCTAAATGGGGCACGGCGTTTAAAAGTTTTTTGGTGTAGGGGTCTTTAGGATCGCTTAAAAGCGCGTCCACATCTCCGCGCTCCACAATTTCCCCCTGATACATCACCAAAATACGATCGCTAATGTGCTCCACCACGCCCAAATCGTGGCTAATAAAAACATAGGTCAAGCCCATTTCTTTTTGCAAATCCAATAATAGATTGAGCACTTGGGCTTGAATGGAGACATCTAGGGCTGAAACGGGCTCATCACAGATCACCACTTTAGGACGGATAATGAGCGCGCGCGCAATTCCGATGCGTTGGCGTTGCCCTCCTGAGAATTGATGGGGGTAACGCTCAATCCATTCGCGCTTAAGTCCCACATAATCCATCATCTCTAAAACCTTTTCGTGCCGCTCTTGTCTGGAAAAGTTTGTATTGAGCAAGAGGGGCTCGGCGATGATGTCTCCCACCTGCCATCTAGGATTAAGACTAGAATAAGGGTCTTGAAAAATCATTTGTACATGTTTGCGGTATTCCTGCCAATCGGCTTTGCTAAATTGAGTTAAACTCTTGTCATTAAATAAAATCTCTCCTGAGCTAAGACTCTCAATTCCCATTAAGAGTTTGGCCGTAGTGCTCTTCCCACAACCACTCTCTCCTACCACGCTTAAAATCTCTCCCGGGTGCACCTTAAAGGTGATATTGCGCACCGCGTGGATGAGCTTTGGGGGCTTAAAAAGTCCTTGAGAAATGCAGTAGGTCTTGCATAGATCGTTAGCTCTTAAAATCATCGAATCTCCCTAGGAAACTCTAAATAGTTCACATTTTCATCCACAGTTTGGAGG
This portion of the Helicobacter felis ATCC 49179 genome encodes:
- a CDS encoding sel1 repeat family protein, translating into MLFNLHRLVLLLGFIWLALTPLRAFDLDTSLGPQALQGFEALQQHNDREAFKDFKRAHENGNVLGTTLLGIAYMEGRGTKVDYYLAKTYFDSALRILKTWREGSGIGNMASSLTPLQSSTALLVANYGLATMAARLRHA
- a CDS encoding SEL1-like repeat protein; the encoded protein is MHASSFKNPIAKEYTAQTLYQIGVAYKMGIGTGKKRKKAIKFLEKAVEFGNKEAMQALEGLE
- a CDS encoding restriction endonuclease — protein: MMWLILAGITLVCVVVIQRFKAPPNTPSQTLQRPPPKQPSAPTPASSDLHAFEIEKPHGYFDQNTKKENKNMEKGREYENFIAQEYAQQGYGLIFHRDLGKQDQKIDLIVAKGEEVLFIQCKNWNKKTGHRVGLDYVQEFLQNCDALEKAEYRGKNCQRLLILSSPVLEKEAWQFIKEHTQDLRVDFKIIEHKEGVSMDYAKKYRDLVAAYYAGQGFNVKRYDESKDNQEKHLAFTRIDLILRKDKQIIFAQCRNWNPDGEHKIDAKYLEKFLQDCHGYQSHLYRDDFEYYKQCFFKNIVVLNSSKLLVPDAFEFIKSQKDKKEHERVFYEVLVPSSSMDKVSKYESKHE
- the obgE gene encoding GTPase ObgE: MFVDSVEILIASGKGGPGAVSFRREKFVIKGGPDGGDGGDGGDVFVQVSNNTDTLGAFRGKKHYKAKNGAPGGPKLCSGKKGESVTLIVPPGTQIYDQQSGELLGDFIECGVPVKLLQGGKGGMGNARFKNAVQQRPTYAQKGLEGVELSVRLELKLIADVGLVGFPNVGKSTLISVISNARPKIANYAFTTLVPNLGVVSVGDFKEFVIADIPGVIEGASEGKGLGLAFLRHIERTQFLLFVLDVSLDLEAQYQKLRHELGAFSPILQQRAFGVAINKIDLLPPEELASVLNAFEKSLDPKPAFILPLSAHTTTNTAKLVQVLAQNLGKG
- a CDS encoding ABC transporter ATP-binding protein, coding for MILRANDLCKTYCISQGLFKPPKLIHAVRNITFKVHPGEILSVVGESGCGKSTTAKLLMGIESLSSGEILFNDKSLTQFSKADWQEYRKHVQMIFQDPYSSLNPRWQVGDIIAEPLLLNTNFSRQERHEKVLEMMDYVGLKREWIERYPHQFSGGQRQRIGIARALIIRPKVVICDEPVSALDVSIQAQVLNLLLDLQKEMGLTYVFISHDLGVVEHISDRILVMYQGEIVERGDVDALLSDPKDPYTKKLLNAVPHLEKSMQRFS
- a CDS encoding tetratricopeptide repeat protein; amino-acid sequence: MLKNRFLSLVGALFLSVGLCGAESAEEVFKKAMDYYRQKNYTKAFEYAKRATDLRNADGYDILGIMYCKGQGVKKDLHKAFEYFKKATEGGVARAYEYLGIMYEEGEGVNKDYRKALEYYHKAADAGETSAYNILGNMYYSGKGVVKDYKKALQYYHKAADAGFAVAYNNLGVMYTNGEGVGVDKEMAYEYFKKACKMGYESGCKNAKSLLGD
- a CDS encoding tetratricopeptide repeat protein: MSFCRNSYSMSVLMKIITGFLVLWVACAPLRGSNFDEGIGPLLYEGINAESHHNYKKAYKIYQQAHESGNVLGTALLGKMYAYGLGAEANPGKAKVYFHIVLKDTKVKHESRLTISYDQAGEVGNERYSPTFLSAAMIVANLGLAHLYQEGLGMGKSPRKAFKLYKHILVRMGANRGHGFMLGMFMNMATLGLSGAVAGHSLKLKNLPVALIQKLPYIKTLVSQTLYEMGMAYKMGIGTGKSRSKAKECFQMAIDLGSNQALEAMRDLQ